The region CCACAGCACTGCGGGACGCAGCGCCCGCTCGGCGGCGTTGTTGGTCGGCTCCACGGGCTCCTGCACGAAGGTCCAGAGCGAGGGCCACAGCTTCAGCACGTTGCGACAGAAGCCGGCCACCCGCCTGTCCGACGAGGCCGCACCTTCCTGGAGCAGGTGATCGAGGCGCGCCCGCACCGGCTCGATCTGCTTCGCGAGCTGGGCCCGGTCCAGTTTCCCGTCCTGGAGATCCCACCAGAGCTGGAACACCTGCTCGCAGATGG is a window of Longimicrobium sp. DNA encoding:
- a CDS encoding transposase, translated to ICEQVFQLWWDLQDGKLDRAQLAKQIEPVRARLDHLLQEGAASSDRRVAGFCRNVLKLWPSLWTFVQEPVEPTNNAAERALRPAVLWRKGCFGSQSENGLRYVERMLTLTATCRQQRMHPLDYLAQAVSAIRAGAVVPALLPTH